Proteins encoded together in one Planctopirus ephydatiae window:
- a CDS encoding glycosyltransferase family 4 protein, whose protein sequence is MSRDDLSLLMVSSNFQFRGSSVYTLRLAERLPEYGFVQSIVCPGASTVDLARRKALGIEVLPYLEAPAWKWVVLELYCRKLLAHPPDLIHIQSRTAMWHGEWIARRLNRPYVLTVHDYLQSHEFLQPDLTLCRRIITVSESVKAALVERSGLPEDLFVVIPCGVPRASDEDKSLVLKSGKVPVVGTAGPLEAVKGFPFFLAAAAHVLGTHRDVEFLIAGAGPEETSLRKLARTLGIHEHVTFVPNLLDFSDALSAMDIFCLPSLQQGIGTIMLEAMAMGRPVIATSVGGVFNVVRDNQTGLLVPPSDSVRLAERIIELLTNPELARRIGAAAMLEAETEFNVEHMVEATVEVYREVLDERMAGLTTVAIPQLSKR, encoded by the coding sequence ATGTCCCGCGACGATCTTTCATTGCTGATGGTCTCTTCGAACTTCCAGTTTCGGGGGAGTTCGGTCTATACCCTCAGGCTGGCCGAACGATTGCCTGAATACGGGTTTGTTCAGAGTATTGTCTGCCCCGGTGCCTCGACGGTTGATCTGGCGCGTCGCAAGGCGTTGGGCATTGAAGTGCTCCCTTACCTCGAGGCACCCGCCTGGAAGTGGGTAGTGCTGGAGCTTTATTGCCGCAAGCTTCTGGCCCATCCACCTGATCTGATACATATTCAATCACGCACAGCGATGTGGCATGGCGAATGGATTGCCCGCCGCCTGAATCGACCTTATGTGCTGACAGTTCACGATTATCTTCAGAGTCATGAGTTTCTGCAGCCCGATCTGACTTTATGCCGGCGGATTATCACTGTGAGTGAATCGGTCAAGGCCGCCCTCGTCGAGCGATCGGGGCTGCCGGAAGATCTCTTTGTGGTCATTCCCTGTGGTGTGCCTCGCGCCAGTGATGAAGACAAATCGCTGGTCTTAAAATCAGGGAAAGTTCCCGTGGTTGGTACCGCAGGCCCGCTGGAGGCTGTCAAAGGATTTCCATTTTTCCTCGCTGCTGCGGCCCACGTTCTCGGGACTCATCGCGATGTCGAATTTTTGATTGCAGGAGCCGGGCCGGAAGAGACAAGTTTACGCAAGTTAGCCCGCACGCTGGGTATTCATGAACATGTGACATTTGTGCCAAATCTGCTCGATTTTTCTGATGCGTTAAGTGCCATGGATATCTTTTGTCTCCCTTCGCTCCAGCAGGGGATTGGTACCATCATGCTCGAAGCGATGGCCATGGGCCGCCCGGTGATTGCGACGAGCGTGGGAGGCGTCTTCAACGTCGTCCGCGACAATCAGACAGGGCTGCTGGTCCCTCCATCGGACAGTGTCCGTCTGGCCGAGAGAATCATTGAACTGCTCACCAATCCCGAATTGGCACGCAGGATCGGTGCCGCTGCGATGCTCGAAGCCGAGACCGAGTTTAATGTCGAACATATGGTGGAAGCGACAGTCGAGGTCTACCGTGAAGTTCTCGACGAGCGCATGGCGGGTTTGACAACCGTTGCCATCCCCCAGCTCTCGAAACGATAG
- a CDS encoding SEC-C domain-containing protein — MAVDLYQPCPCGSGKKLKFCCAPISDEMSRVDRLIADGQLRPALTALEALDRKVTPDTSSHAWIVTTTSTVHLQMERPDLARDLLKKLLETHTDNDYAFCLYAMASLATDSYEPSRKIIQKAFFRCTRKYPAMCSHLAIGIATVMMSRNAWMATREAMSLALRFAAEDERQDVFLRLLQVDNNPQIPWPLRGAHHLPEFTGSEEHEKEFKKGQKFVQIGCFEAAADTFAALARQLPDAPTVAHAAALCRAWDGNEAEAAAGFHQAARLYTDRSKAVECETLAQLLQISASSDEPNLVRHEFSVSSVSRLLTAFDQHDRLNREERDFSRLPVAPVAVYQIYDRSLKDLVLGEGLPAPDQLPASLGEVHIFDAAPDGSAQALAGLVAYAGNEMETAIALLKEAAGDLLGDTSETNQPIAGVPEQWIELQRQHYFPSRLTPSQIRELEDQLFNWKLNEKWAKTPAAGLAGKSPEEAAKDPAMNIAVTAAIFVLDSFAAQVRKLLDIRKIFQQLQVEPLPLLEVTPETPLANLSVIDFQRLPVSQLSDEQLKLAFNRALLIQHPQFLYDVEIEITRRPEPLDKVDKVKLYRSLGEMELLRNNFQGALHWIGEERKLPAPQGTTEFSFTLQHDMYELNLRAMAPEVTGYDELIQKFVNYYLPKLPQLLEFLESVSAISRKPLPGISASGIVTQTDTTTPGGLWTPDQPQTTASSGGGLWLPGN, encoded by the coding sequence ATGGCCGTCGATCTTTACCAGCCCTGCCCGTGTGGCAGTGGGAAGAAACTCAAGTTCTGCTGTGCACCGATCTCCGACGAGATGTCGCGTGTCGACCGGTTGATCGCAGATGGCCAGTTACGCCCTGCATTAACGGCCCTCGAAGCTCTCGACCGCAAAGTCACTCCCGATACGTCCAGCCATGCCTGGATTGTGACCACGACATCCACCGTCCATTTGCAGATGGAACGGCCAGATCTCGCTCGCGATCTGCTCAAAAAACTGCTCGAAACCCATACCGACAACGACTACGCCTTTTGCCTCTATGCGATGGCTTCTCTGGCGACAGACAGCTACGAGCCGTCTCGCAAAATCATCCAGAAGGCATTCTTCCGCTGCACCCGCAAATACCCCGCCATGTGCAGTCATCTGGCCATTGGCATTGCGACCGTCATGATGTCGCGCAATGCCTGGATGGCCACTCGCGAAGCGATGTCACTCGCACTTCGCTTTGCCGCCGAAGACGAACGTCAGGATGTCTTCCTCCGGCTGCTGCAGGTCGATAACAATCCGCAGATTCCGTGGCCACTGCGCGGAGCACATCATCTCCCCGAGTTCACAGGGAGCGAAGAGCACGAGAAGGAATTCAAGAAGGGCCAGAAGTTCGTCCAGATCGGCTGCTTCGAAGCGGCTGCTGATACGTTCGCTGCGCTGGCCCGCCAGCTTCCGGATGCTCCCACAGTCGCCCATGCAGCAGCTTTGTGCCGGGCCTGGGATGGAAACGAAGCCGAAGCCGCCGCTGGCTTCCATCAGGCCGCTCGTCTCTACACCGATCGATCGAAGGCCGTCGAATGCGAGACGCTGGCTCAACTCCTGCAGATCAGTGCCAGCTCCGATGAGCCGAATCTCGTTCGTCACGAGTTTTCGGTCTCTTCAGTCTCGCGTCTGCTCACAGCTTTCGACCAACACGATCGACTCAACCGCGAAGAGCGCGACTTCTCGCGATTGCCAGTCGCTCCGGTGGCCGTTTACCAGATTTATGATCGCAGCCTGAAAGACCTGGTCCTTGGTGAAGGTCTCCCTGCGCCAGATCAGCTCCCCGCCTCGTTGGGTGAAGTGCATATCTTCGATGCAGCGCCGGATGGCTCAGCACAGGCATTGGCTGGCCTGGTGGCTTACGCCGGTAATGAAATGGAAACCGCGATAGCTCTCCTCAAGGAAGCCGCCGGCGACCTATTGGGCGATACCAGCGAAACGAATCAGCCCATTGCGGGTGTTCCCGAGCAGTGGATCGAGTTGCAAAGGCAGCATTATTTCCCTTCCCGATTGACACCTTCGCAGATTCGCGAGCTGGAAGACCAGCTCTTTAACTGGAAGCTCAATGAGAAGTGGGCCAAGACACCTGCCGCCGGGTTGGCAGGCAAATCGCCAGAGGAAGCCGCCAAAGATCCTGCAATGAACATTGCGGTCACAGCCGCGATTTTCGTCCTTGATTCGTTTGCTGCTCAGGTTCGCAAACTGCTCGATATCCGGAAGATTTTCCAGCAGCTTCAAGTGGAACCACTCCCACTGCTGGAAGTGACCCCCGAGACACCCCTGGCCAATCTATCGGTGATCGATTTCCAGCGATTGCCAGTTTCTCAGCTGTCTGATGAGCAACTCAAGCTGGCGTTCAATCGGGCACTGCTCATTCAGCATCCGCAGTTCCTCTATGACGTCGAAATTGAAATCACCCGCCGACCCGAGCCTCTCGACAAGGTCGATAAGGTCAAGCTCTATCGCTCCCTGGGTGAAATGGAACTTCTGCGGAACAACTTCCAGGGCGCACTTCACTGGATTGGCGAAGAACGCAAACTCCCGGCTCCTCAAGGCACCACCGAGTTTTCGTTCACACTCCAGCACGATATGTACGAGTTGAATCTGCGGGCCATGGCACCGGAAGTTACCGGCTACGACGAACTGATTCAAAAATTCGTCAACTACTATCTTCCCAAGCTGCCGCAACTCCTCGAGTTTCTGGAGTCCGTCTCAGCCATCTCGCGCAAACCACTTCCTGGCATCTCGGCTTCAGGAATTGTCACACAGACTGATACCACCACACCCGGCGGCCTCTGGACTCCCGATCAGCCACAAACTACAGCCAGTTCTGGCGGCGGACTCTGGTTGCCCGGGAACTGA
- the thrS gene encoding threonine--tRNA ligase, with protein sequence MIASGSAPSVVQIQLPDGSVKEFPGDVTPLAIAESISPRLAQAAIAARVGEKVTDLKRPVTETTDVQPVPVQILTEKDAASLGVLRHSCAHLMARAIMRVFPGVQLAFGPTTGNGYYYDLDLPHKLSEDDFARIEAEMQKLVEMAEPFERFITNRDEALAMLEGMGQKLKCEHIQSGLANEATVSFYRQGEFVDLCRGPHIPDAGRIKAFRLLSVAGAYWKGDASGQQLQRVYGTAWFSQKDLDAHLEQVNEAKRRDHRVLGKQLNLFSISPEVGAGLCLWLPKGATVRALLEEFIKGELLKRGYQPVYTPHIGRVELYETSGHFPYYRDSQFTPLYGHDGGQLVDFWIRKLQDGALSEADEKSLLASAKILGVEIPEYAAASGNLAKIEVLRTWEKQQERYLLKPMNCPHHAQIYKSMQRSYRDLPVRLAEFGTVYRHEQSGELNGMLRVRGLTQDDAHLFCTPEQVEEEFRATLQLVQFVLASVGLEDYRVQLSLRDPKSDKYVGSEENWQRAEASLRGVLTELNLPFTAREGEAAFYGPKADFMVKDCIGREWQLGTVQLDYNLPERFQLEYVGADNQAHRPVMIHRAPFGSMERFTGMLIEHFAGAFPLWLAPEQVRVLSISDKFEGYAREVEREFRAAGFRVTTDLRGAKINGKIRDAQIELIPYMLVVGGKDQENRTVSIRDRIEGDLGAVPLAEAIARLQQEVTEKRIRSVAKPAPAPATSNEGENYAD encoded by the coding sequence ATGATTGCTTCAGGTTCTGCCCCCTCTGTTGTCCAAATTCAGTTGCCCGATGGATCGGTCAAAGAATTCCCGGGTGATGTCACTCCGCTGGCGATTGCTGAATCGATCAGCCCCCGGCTGGCGCAAGCCGCCATCGCCGCCCGCGTGGGCGAGAAGGTCACCGATCTCAAGCGGCCCGTGACCGAAACCACAGACGTTCAACCTGTTCCCGTGCAGATCCTCACCGAGAAGGACGCCGCGTCGCTGGGTGTGCTGCGGCATTCGTGCGCCCATCTCATGGCGCGGGCCATCATGCGCGTCTTCCCCGGCGTGCAGCTCGCCTTCGGCCCCACCACCGGGAACGGCTACTACTACGATCTCGACCTGCCCCACAAACTGAGTGAAGACGACTTCGCCCGCATTGAAGCGGAAATGCAGAAGCTCGTCGAAATGGCCGAGCCGTTCGAGCGATTTATTACCAATCGCGATGAAGCTCTGGCGATGCTCGAAGGGATGGGCCAGAAGCTCAAGTGCGAACACATTCAGTCAGGTCTGGCGAATGAAGCGACTGTCAGCTTCTACCGGCAGGGAGAGTTCGTCGATCTGTGCCGGGGGCCGCACATTCCCGACGCCGGTCGGATCAAAGCCTTCCGGCTGCTCAGCGTGGCGGGGGCCTATTGGAAAGGGGATGCCAGCGGGCAACAGCTCCAGCGTGTTTATGGGACTGCCTGGTTCTCGCAAAAGGATCTCGATGCCCACCTCGAACAGGTGAACGAAGCCAAGCGGCGTGATCATCGCGTGCTGGGGAAGCAGCTCAACCTCTTCTCGATCAGCCCCGAAGTGGGAGCCGGACTCTGTTTGTGGCTGCCTAAAGGTGCCACTGTGCGGGCACTCCTCGAAGAGTTTATCAAAGGGGAACTGCTCAAGCGCGGCTACCAGCCGGTCTACACCCCTCATATCGGCCGGGTGGAACTTTACGAGACCAGCGGTCACTTCCCTTACTATCGTGATTCGCAATTCACCCCGCTCTATGGCCATGACGGCGGGCAACTCGTTGATTTCTGGATCCGCAAACTTCAGGACGGTGCGCTGAGCGAAGCCGACGAAAAATCGCTCCTCGCTTCGGCGAAGATTCTGGGAGTCGAGATTCCCGAATATGCAGCCGCCAGTGGCAACCTGGCGAAGATCGAAGTCCTTCGCACCTGGGAGAAGCAGCAGGAGCGGTATCTGCTCAAGCCGATGAACTGCCCGCACCATGCCCAGATCTACAAGTCGATGCAGCGGAGCTACCGCGATCTGCCTGTCCGTCTGGCTGAGTTCGGCACCGTTTATCGCCACGAACAATCGGGTGAGCTCAACGGCATGCTCCGCGTGCGAGGTTTGACTCAGGACGATGCGCACCTCTTCTGCACTCCCGAACAAGTCGAAGAAGAGTTCCGCGCGACCTTGCAGCTGGTGCAGTTTGTGTTGGCAAGTGTCGGGCTGGAGGATTACCGCGTCCAGCTTTCGCTGCGCGACCCCAAGAGCGACAAGTACGTGGGGAGCGAAGAGAACTGGCAGCGGGCCGAAGCGAGCCTGAGAGGCGTCCTCACCGAACTCAACCTGCCGTTCACCGCCCGCGAAGGGGAAGCCGCCTTCTACGGCCCCAAAGCCGACTTCATGGTCAAGGATTGCATTGGCCGCGAGTGGCAATTGGGAACCGTGCAGCTCGATTACAACCTGCCCGAGCGTTTTCAGTTGGAATATGTTGGTGCTGATAATCAGGCCCACCGGCCAGTGATGATTCACCGCGCACCGTTCGGTTCGATGGAGCGATTCACCGGGATGCTGATCGAGCACTTCGCAGGTGCGTTCCCGTTATGGCTGGCCCCGGAACAGGTGCGCGTCCTGTCGATCAGCGATAAGTTCGAAGGCTATGCCCGCGAAGTGGAGCGCGAGTTCCGGGCTGCGGGCTTCCGCGTGACCACCGATCTGCGGGGGGCGAAGATCAACGGCAAGATCCGTGATGCGCAGATCGAGCTGATCCCGTACATGCTCGTCGTCGGCGGCAAGGATCAGGAGAATCGCACCGTTTCGATTCGCGATCGGATCGAGGGAGATCTCGGTGCGGTCCCTCTGGCCGAAGCGATTGCCCGACTGCAGCAGGAAGTGACTGAAAAGCGCATCCGCAGTGTGGCCAAACCCGCGCCTGCTCCCGCAACGAGCAATGAGGGCGAGAACTACGCGGATTGA
- a CDS encoding sugar phosphate isomerase/epimerase family protein — MFVAISSRCFSDVSFAEACSQIADLHYDKLELWMDDASEHLKSSYVAENPERFVKQYREATRLTPVAISLEQDLPPGPFESICKLAKILKITQITIPAGALGTPFNEEIDRLRSRQAIASTSGIRLSLKMKTSTLTEDPRTAFELCQSVQGLGITLDPSAVICGPFSNQSIDPVFPYTYHTHLRDTSPTQLQIPVGLGEVDYNRIISQLQRCNYTRALSVEMYPELITDTDRSLELRKMRMLLESLL; from the coding sequence ATGTTCGTTGCAATTTCTTCTCGATGTTTTTCGGATGTTTCGTTCGCAGAAGCCTGCTCGCAGATCGCAGATCTGCATTACGACAAGCTCGAATTGTGGATGGACGACGCCTCGGAACATTTGAAGTCGTCTTATGTGGCCGAGAATCCCGAGCGATTCGTCAAGCAGTATCGGGAAGCGACCCGGTTGACACCTGTGGCGATCAGCCTCGAGCAAGATCTTCCGCCCGGCCCATTTGAATCCATTTGTAAACTGGCCAAGATTCTGAAGATCACCCAGATCACGATTCCAGCGGGTGCTTTGGGTACACCTTTTAATGAAGAGATTGATCGCCTGCGTAGTCGCCAGGCGATTGCCAGCACCTCGGGAATTCGTCTTTCCTTAAAGATGAAGACTTCGACACTGACAGAAGATCCACGAACGGCTTTCGAACTCTGTCAGTCGGTTCAAGGATTGGGGATTACTCTCGATCCGAGTGCCGTCATCTGTGGGCCATTCTCGAATCAATCGATTGATCCCGTCTTTCCTTACACTTATCACACGCATTTGAGGGATACCTCTCCCACACAATTGCAGATTCCCGTTGGTCTGGGGGAAGTCGATTACAACCGGATCATCAGTCAGCTGCAGCGCTGCAACTACACGAGGGCTCTCTCCGTCGAGATGTATCCGGAACTGATTACCGATACAGATCGGTCGCTGGAACTCAGGAAGATGCGAATGCTGCTGGAAAGCCTGCTCTAA
- a CDS encoding tetratricopeptide repeat protein, whose amino-acid sequence MRAVLDIGLISAKYFFCFLLVLFCEGGVASRNLCAADEPSPPVTWREAYEHLQKGRYEEAEEAYEFLKKQSATKDDLPGEFANSPHPLTGPLYAEIALARIDLETGHRARAYERLEALKKLHSEQPRILGLLAWYAFLNGKLDVAETSAQEAIRMEADELWARRTLAEVYQATGRLKQADEGWRYFVRYYNRVQPEKAEELLLAAEGSLAYARWHTGKQIFDFVLNTLCVDALKADPLFWQAHELSGRLLLEKYNKPQAQQEFQAALAINPRAVTVLLGRAQAAAQDYDWDESNRLAREVLKNAPGEPLAHTLLARSLLFSNQPEAALEQLQLAKAICPTDPITTGLIVAAQIQRDGIRSLPRLKVLLESIDHVADLPAAADAPEAYESTLIAAAKINSACGEVLSTTGEALEMHRKFELAEKFYRAALAVMPQLTAARNNLGMLTLQMARVDEARTMLDQAFKSDPYHMRVSNMRKVIRQLDGYATLSTDHFVIRYDNAQDELLARYMAKFLENEVYPQLVQQFGYEPSTRTTIEIYSKGNGQTAHEWFSARMVGLPWVQTIGASTGMMIALASPNGLNEPYNWSRVIRHEYVHVLTLQQTQFNIPHWYTEALAVRNEGYPRPAEWNDMLRKRVPRRDLRNLSNLNLGFISAKNGDDWNFAYCQSDLYANYLVERFGEPALEKLLLAYRAGKTTEVALKELFQTDIKDFEAGYLDYLDKIVAQLPGQAQANTEYSKNDVEAALEKEPRNAEWLGRAAMLKVKDRRRDEARKLAREALEIDPHCATAAIALAELDLRGEAPEKAIQKLTSAIDSTQPDHQLLQRLLPLLIQTKRWDDALKYASLAETTFPSDISSTIALAEILPHRMDLPRYKAVLEKLSLYENEESEYRLQRAEIAWKENDLPNMARYAAMVLEIDVTEPKAHWLLAEGLSGVKPEEALEEFSIACKLDDELAEAWAGWAVLLHALGQLQEARQKAETALALDAKNARALKVLNK is encoded by the coding sequence ATGCGTGCTGTCTTGGATATTGGGTTGATCTCCGCGAAGTATTTCTTCTGCTTTCTACTGGTTCTTTTCTGTGAGGGAGGAGTTGCCAGTCGGAATCTGTGCGCAGCCGATGAACCATCCCCGCCTGTCACATGGCGTGAGGCCTACGAGCATCTTCAGAAAGGTCGCTACGAAGAAGCCGAAGAAGCGTATGAGTTCCTGAAAAAGCAGTCGGCCACAAAGGATGATCTCCCCGGCGAATTCGCCAATAGCCCACATCCTCTCACGGGGCCACTGTATGCCGAGATAGCGCTCGCGCGTATTGATCTCGAAACCGGACATCGAGCCCGGGCCTACGAGCGGCTGGAAGCACTCAAGAAATTGCATTCCGAACAGCCGCGGATTCTCGGGTTGCTCGCGTGGTATGCCTTTTTGAATGGCAAACTGGATGTGGCGGAAACAAGCGCACAAGAAGCCATTCGGATGGAAGCGGATGAACTCTGGGCACGTCGAACGCTGGCAGAAGTTTATCAGGCCACTGGTCGATTGAAGCAGGCGGACGAAGGCTGGCGGTATTTCGTCAGGTACTACAATCGAGTTCAACCAGAAAAAGCGGAAGAGCTGTTGCTTGCTGCCGAAGGTTCGTTGGCATATGCCCGCTGGCATACCGGGAAACAGATTTTTGACTTCGTGCTGAATACGCTGTGCGTGGATGCTCTCAAAGCAGATCCACTCTTCTGGCAGGCTCATGAATTGAGTGGTCGGCTCTTGCTGGAGAAGTACAACAAGCCGCAGGCTCAACAGGAGTTCCAGGCAGCACTCGCGATTAACCCGCGGGCTGTGACCGTGTTGCTGGGCAGAGCTCAAGCGGCAGCACAGGATTACGACTGGGATGAATCGAATCGACTGGCCAGAGAGGTGCTGAAAAATGCGCCTGGCGAACCCTTAGCACATACGCTTCTGGCAAGATCCCTGCTGTTCTCGAATCAGCCGGAAGCGGCACTCGAACAGCTGCAACTGGCAAAAGCGATCTGTCCGACCGATCCCATTACGACCGGCCTGATTGTCGCGGCCCAGATTCAACGCGACGGTATTCGGTCATTGCCCCGCCTGAAGGTACTTCTCGAATCTATTGATCACGTGGCTGATCTTCCAGCCGCGGCAGATGCTCCCGAGGCCTACGAATCCACGTTGATTGCCGCAGCGAAGATCAACAGCGCCTGTGGTGAAGTTTTATCGACAACGGGCGAAGCTCTCGAAATGCATCGCAAGTTTGAACTGGCCGAAAAGTTTTATCGGGCGGCACTCGCTGTCATGCCTCAACTGACTGCTGCCAGGAATAACCTTGGGATGCTAACGCTGCAGATGGCGCGGGTGGATGAAGCCCGCACAATGCTCGATCAGGCATTCAAGAGCGATCCGTACCATATGCGTGTGAGCAATATGCGTAAGGTCATTCGTCAATTGGATGGATACGCGACACTTTCGACTGATCACTTTGTGATTCGCTATGACAACGCGCAGGATGAGTTGCTCGCCCGTTACATGGCGAAATTTCTGGAAAACGAAGTCTATCCGCAGCTGGTTCAACAATTTGGTTACGAACCATCCACACGAACCACCATCGAGATTTACAGCAAAGGGAATGGTCAGACGGCTCATGAATGGTTCAGTGCCCGGATGGTCGGTTTGCCCTGGGTGCAGACGATTGGTGCCTCCACGGGGATGATGATTGCCCTGGCTTCACCGAACGGGCTGAATGAACCCTATAACTGGTCACGGGTCATTCGGCATGAATATGTGCATGTGCTGACATTGCAGCAGACACAGTTCAATATCCCCCACTGGTATACCGAAGCCTTGGCGGTGAGGAACGAAGGTTATCCTCGTCCAGCCGAGTGGAATGACATGCTTCGCAAGCGAGTTCCCCGACGGGATCTGCGAAACCTTTCCAATCTGAACCTGGGGTTCATCAGTGCCAAAAATGGCGATGACTGGAATTTTGCGTATTGCCAGAGCGATCTCTATGCGAACTATCTCGTGGAGCGGTTTGGTGAGCCTGCACTGGAAAAACTGTTGTTGGCCTATCGAGCCGGCAAAACAACGGAAGTGGCTCTGAAAGAACTTTTTCAGACAGACATCAAAGACTTCGAAGCGGGATACCTGGATTACCTCGACAAGATCGTGGCACAGCTTCCGGGGCAGGCTCAGGCAAATACAGAATATTCAAAAAATGATGTAGAGGCGGCTTTAGAAAAAGAACCTCGCAATGCCGAGTGGCTGGGCCGGGCCGCGATGTTGAAGGTCAAAGACCGTCGCCGGGATGAAGCCCGCAAGCTGGCTCGCGAAGCCTTGGAAATCGATCCTCACTGTGCGACAGCCGCGATTGCTCTGGCAGAACTGGATCTTCGCGGTGAAGCACCTGAGAAGGCCATTCAGAAGCTGACTTCGGCTATCGACAGCACCCAGCCAGATCATCAGCTCCTGCAGCGACTTCTCCCATTGTTGATTCAAACCAAGCGCTGGGATGACGCCCTCAAGTATGCGTCTCTGGCTGAGACGACATTTCCGAGTGACATTTCATCAACGATAGCACTCGCTGAGATTCTGCCACATCGTATGGATCTGCCCAGGTATAAAGCGGTTCTCGAAAAGCTGTCGCTGTATGAGAATGAAGAATCTGAGTATCGGCTCCAGCGAGCAGAAATTGCCTGGAAAGAGAATGATTTGCCGAACATGGCCCGGTATGCCGCCATGGTACTGGAAATCGATGTGACAGAACCGAAAGCTCATTGGCTGCTGGCCGAAGGGTTATCTGGCGTCAAGCCGGAGGAAGCTCTCGAAGAGTTTTCGATTGCCTGCAAACTCGATGATGAACTGGCCGAAGCGTGGGCCGGCTGGGCTGTGCTGCTGCATGCGCTCGGCCAGTTACAAGAAGCCCGCCAGAAAGCCGAAACCGCCTTGGCACTCGACGCCAAGAATGCACGGGCACTCAAAGTGCTCAACAAATAG
- a CDS encoding TPM domain-containing protein: MPTISKTQEVNSRAMHRIHRSLFFTPLLLGLISLTGFSNSAQAETSIQDEASFFSPAAKEIALSRLKALEAKTGHEVQLQTVATLPEPWKGQLASGQPKQGVFVDFTKDRGQLARAKGLFILVVKDPAHLEVAADRRLRNAGFTTNQRNAVAETLLNGFRAKDYDDGLLATVALIEKEFSTLRSPAAAPVQGKAPAAAPANTLPAKPAGEGDLGGWGLVLGIGAVVLIIMIGMSLLRALFGGGAGAGAGMGGGGGMGFGGSLLTGLFGAMAGHYLYDTFFNNHSHGSAFGNDATSGLDDPNRNDWGSGGDFGDSSGFSGGDFGGGDFGGGGDF; the protein is encoded by the coding sequence ATGCCCACAATCTCTAAAACTCAGGAAGTGAATTCGAGAGCCATGCACAGAATCCATCGCTCACTGTTTTTCACCCCCTTGCTCCTGGGGCTAATTTCCCTCACCGGCTTTTCAAACTCTGCCCAGGCCGAGACATCGATACAGGATGAAGCCAGTTTCTTTTCACCTGCTGCGAAAGAGATCGCCCTCAGTCGGCTCAAGGCTCTCGAAGCGAAGACGGGGCACGAAGTTCAGTTACAAACGGTCGCAACACTCCCCGAACCGTGGAAAGGTCAACTCGCTAGCGGTCAGCCCAAGCAGGGGGTGTTTGTCGATTTCACCAAAGATCGTGGCCAACTGGCTCGTGCGAAAGGTCTGTTCATCCTCGTGGTGAAGGATCCGGCTCATCTCGAAGTGGCTGCTGATCGTCGTTTAAGGAATGCAGGGTTTACGACCAACCAGCGGAATGCTGTGGCCGAAACTTTGCTCAATGGCTTTCGAGCGAAAGATTATGACGATGGCCTGCTCGCCACCGTCGCTCTCATCGAGAAAGAGTTCAGCACACTTCGTTCTCCAGCAGCAGCACCAGTGCAAGGTAAAGCCCCTGCTGCTGCCCCCGCCAATACTTTACCAGCAAAGCCAGCCGGTGAGGGTGATCTCGGCGGCTGGGGATTGGTGCTTGGCATCGGAGCCGTAGTGCTGATCATCATGATTGGCATGTCACTGCTGCGGGCTCTCTTCGGTGGCGGAGCCGGCGCTGGTGCCGGGATGGGTGGAGGCGGCGGCATGGGCTTTGGCGGTTCACTGCTCACAGGCCTGTTCGGTGCCATGGCTGGCCACTATCTGTATGACACATTCTTCAACAACCATAGCCACGGCAGTGCGTTTGGTAATGATGCCACCAGCGGCCTGGATGATCCGAATCGCAACGATTGGGGCTCGGGTGGCGACTTTGGTGATTCCAGCGGCTTCAGTGGCGGAGATTTCGGCGGCGGTGACTTTGGTGGCGGTGGCGATTTTTAA